The genomic region CCCCATCACGGGGACGTCGCGCCAGCTCGCGCTCGGGTCGGGGGCCACGCAGGGCAGCCCCTGGCTCCGGCGTTCGGCGATCTGCTCCTCCGCCCACTCCCCGGGCGGACCGAAGAGACCAGTGGGGGACTCACCAGTCTGGTCGACCAGGAGGCGCGCGCGCTCGAGCATCTCGTCTCGGACAGGGGCCGCCACGTTCGCCACCGCCAGCCGGAGGCGGGCGCTGTCAAGCCAGTGCTCGACGTCCGCGGACCGCTGATCGGCCTCGTTCATCGCGTCTCCCCCGTGCTGCTCGATCCCGGGTCGTTCTCTGCCATGGCGCACAACGTGTCCGTGAGCTGCCGCCACTGCGCCAGCTCCTCGCCCAGCCGCGCGCGGCCGGCGGCGGTGAGGTGGTACTCCCGCCTCCCGGGTCCACCCACCCCCTCCACCCAGACGGCGTTGACGCTGCCGGCCTCCTCCAACCGGTTGAGGACCGGATAGAGGGATCCGCCCTTCAGCACCCCGAAGCCCAGCGCAGCCAGCCTCTGGGCGATGGCGTATCCGTGCAGGGGTCCGACGGACAGGCTCCCCAGCACGGCTAGGTCGAGGCCGGCCCGGATCCAGGCCATCGGCCAGCGCGGAGTGTCGCTCACGTATCTAAGTATGGCCGATACCTAGATCTCCCCGGATGCAAGGACCATCGACGGACAGGCCGCCACGCAGGCGCGGCATGAGGGCCACCGGGGCACGACAACGGGGCCGCCCTCCCGCGAAGGGAG from Nocardioides sp. dk884 harbors:
- a CDS encoding PadR family transcriptional regulator, producing the protein MSDTPRWPMAWIRAGLDLAVLGSLSVGPLHGYAIAQRLAALGFGVLKGGSLYPVLNRLEEAGSVNAVWVEGVGGPGRREYHLTAAGRARLGEELAQWRQLTDTLCAMAENDPGSSSTGETR